A genome region from Blautia coccoides includes the following:
- a CDS encoding TRAP transporter small permease, which translates to MKKAKILVTIWNKAEEYFLVYSLILMVALVFIQVIMRYIFNNSLSWSEELVRYIFIWQIWLGASVGAKNNDHIRIEIFSNKLKQKPREALEIVINLMIFVFYLFLIWQGILYLKTVIATSMTSTGLQIPLWIVYISLPIGSAAVAARLACRVVYEITHFGHLPVQDTSQAKGVE; encoded by the coding sequence TTGAAGAAGGCTAAAATTCTTGTTACTATATGGAATAAAGCGGAGGAATACTTTCTTGTTTATTCCTTGATCCTGATGGTGGCTCTTGTTTTTATCCAGGTTATCATGAGGTACATATTTAATAATTCCCTGAGCTGGAGCGAGGAGCTGGTGCGCTATATATTTATATGGCAGATTTGGCTTGGGGCCAGTGTCGGGGCGAAAAACAATGACCACATCAGGATTGAAATATTCAGCAATAAATTAAAACAGAAACCAAGAGAAGCGCTGGAAATAGTGATCAACCTTATGATTTTTGTATTTTATTTATTCCTCATATGGCAGGGGATCCTGTATCTGAAGACTGTGATCGCTACAAGTATGACTTCCACGGGTCTTCAGATCCCATTATGGATCGTATACATTTCCCTGCCAATCGGTTCGGCGGCTGTGGCTGCCCGCCTTGCCTGCAGGGTCGTCTATGAGATCACGCATTTCGGACATCTTCCCGTGCAGGATACATCACAGGCAAAGGGGGTGGAGTAG
- a CDS encoding aconitase X swivel domain-containing protein: protein MEKKFRCHKISEGIVEGEALVSGDNIMFYLIEPDTGKVIEPAHALEGQSIANKILIFPSGKGSSVVQADGLFQLNKKDNAPKGMIIRYPETVLVSSAIIMDIPMVDKVDEAFYETVRSGDHIRINADAGVIEILD from the coding sequence ATGGAAAAGAAATTTAGATGTCATAAGATCTCAGAGGGGATCGTAGAAGGGGAAGCATTGGTATCAGGCGATAACATTATGTTTTATCTGATCGAGCCGGATACGGGGAAAGTCATTGAACCGGCTCACGCACTGGAAGGGCAGAGCATTGCGAATAAAATACTCATATTCCCCAGTGGAAAGGGGAGTTCCGTAGTGCAGGCAGACGGTCTTTTTCAGCTCAACAAAAAGGACAATGCACCGAAAGGTATGATCATCCGGTATCCGGAAACAGTCCTTGTTTCCAGTGCCATAATCATGGATATTCCCATGGTGGATAAGGTGGATGAAGCATTTTATGAAACAGTAAGATCAGGGGACCATATTCGGATCAATGCAGATGCGGGTGTAATAGAAATTTTAGACTAA
- a CDS encoding lactate racemase domain-containing protein, translated as MPLLLPEDYNTLIPPLYKVRQVFGREVLPDIPAAIQKEFQRKEISGKIKPGMRAAVAVGSRGIRNLPLIVKTILEELKKLGAEPYIVSAMGSHGGGTEEGQREVLYGYGITEEAMGVPIVTTTEVVCLGAISGGRKVYFDKSAMEADVIIPVNRVKLHTDFVSDIQSGLCKMLVIGLGNHRGCTAVHEADFSVFGEVIKEAAAWILNKAPVAFGVAVLENAYDETSHIEAVPAEILIEREKELVKTARSNMPVLMIPEIDILIVEEIGKDISGAGFDPNILGKSYILKEFVLPVPKIDKMVLLDVSLASHGNGIGLGIFDIITKKVFEQLDREAMYANAIAVKCVEDCKIPLIAENEEEAVKIAIKILRNADKDNLRIVKIKNTMELGEIMVSHALLKEVEKNPHLVLENKM; from the coding sequence ATGCCGCTATTATTGCCTGAAGATTACAATACATTGATCCCCCCTCTTTATAAAGTCCGCCAGGTGTTCGGCAGAGAAGTTCTGCCGGACATTCCGGCGGCTATACAAAAAGAGTTTCAAAGAAAAGAGATAAGTGGTAAAATAAAACCAGGAATGCGGGCAGCAGTTGCAGTGGGAAGCCGCGGCATCCGCAATTTACCGCTGATCGTAAAAACAATCCTGGAAGAGTTGAAAAAGCTTGGCGCAGAGCCTTATATTGTCTCGGCAATGGGCAGCCACGGCGGAGGAACCGAAGAAGGACAGCGTGAGGTTCTGTACGGCTATGGGATTACGGAGGAAGCCATGGGTGTCCCCATTGTCACGACCACAGAAGTGGTATGTCTGGGAGCGATATCAGGCGGCAGGAAGGTATATTTTGATAAGTCCGCTATGGAGGCGGATGTGATCATTCCGGTCAACCGAGTGAAGCTGCATACGGATTTTGTATCTGACATACAGAGCGGCCTCTGTAAAATGCTTGTCATTGGACTGGGAAACCACAGAGGATGTACGGCAGTCCACGAGGCTGATTTTTCTGTCTTTGGAGAAGTGATAAAAGAAGCAGCGGCCTGGATACTGAATAAAGCACCGGTAGCTTTTGGTGTTGCCGTTTTGGAAAACGCTTATGATGAAACCAGCCATATTGAGGCTGTTCCGGCTGAGATCCTGATCGAACGGGAAAAGGAACTGGTAAAAACAGCGAGAAGCAATATGCCGGTTTTGATGATCCCCGAGATTGATATTCTCATTGTAGAAGAAATTGGAAAAGATATATCCGGGGCAGGATTTGACCCCAATATTCTGGGGAAAAGTTATATCCTCAAAGAATTCGTCCTGCCGGTTCCCAAAATAGATAAGATGGTCCTGCTGGACGTCTCTTTGGCCTCTCATGGAAACGGGATCGGGCTGGGGATATTTGATATCATTACAAAGAAAGTTTTTGAACAGCTTGATCGTGAGGCCATGTACGCAAATGCTATCGCGGTAAAATGCGTGGAGGACTGCAAAATCCCGCTGATAGCCGAAAATGAGGAGGAGGCAGTTAAGATAGCCATCAAAATCCTCAGAAATGCAGATAAAGACAACTTAAGGATCGTGAAGATCAAAAATACCATGGAGCTGGGAGAAATCATGGTATCCCATGCACTGCTTAAAGAAGTAGAGAAAAATCCACACCTGGTTTTGGAAAATAAAATGTGA
- a CDS encoding GNAT family N-acetyltransferase, whose protein sequence is MSEKQLKFRYAKRNDAALVLKFIRELAAYENMEREVTATTADLEEWIFDKKKAEVIFAVIDSEEIGFALFFHNFSTFLGRAGLYLEDLYVKPQYRGNGYGKSILKKLAQIAVERGCGRLEWWCLDWNKPSIDFYLSLGAKAMEDWTVYRIAGETLKQLSAE, encoded by the coding sequence ATGTCGGAAAAACAATTGAAGTTCAGATATGCTAAGAGAAATGATGCGGCTCTTGTTTTAAAGTTTATTAGGGAACTTGCCGCATATGAAAATATGGAACGCGAGGTGACAGCCACAACAGCAGATCTGGAAGAGTGGATATTTGATAAAAAGAAAGCAGAAGTGATTTTTGCTGTAATAGATTCTGAGGAAATAGGCTTTGCGTTGTTTTTTCACAATTTTTCCACCTTTTTAGGGCGTGCAGGGCTATATCTGGAGGATTTGTATGTCAAGCCCCAGTACAGGGGGAATGGTTATGGAAAGAGCATTCTGAAAAAACTGGCTCAAATTGCAGTTGAGAGGGGCTGCGGACGCCTGGAATGGTGGTGCCTGGATTGGAACAAGCCAAGCATTGACTTTTATTTATCATTGGGGGCCAAGGCTATGGAAGACTGGACCGTTTACCGCATTGCCGGTGAGACACTGAAACAATTATCTGCTGAATAA
- a CDS encoding MarR family winged helix-turn-helix transcriptional regulator, producing the protein MSEINNKKELFKKLERLQWLLHRHHQQLHSARGPFADPTRGQGRVLAILKLQPEISTKDLSYLLDIRQQSLSELLNKLEKTGYITRTPKESDRRVMIVKLTEKGRDAQQERPEPPDFFDCLSEEEQAVFSDYLSRIIANLETLLDTDDREDMEQWMEQARSRMGEDSFEHLMAMRSRTFSRSGNDRTRQEGDERPLRRRRPGRADDSRR; encoded by the coding sequence ATGTCTGAGATAAATAACAAAAAGGAATTATTTAAAAAACTGGAACGCCTGCAATGGCTGCTCCATCGTCACCACCAACAGCTCCATTCTGCACGCGGTCCTTTTGCAGATCCCACAAGAGGTCAGGGACGGGTATTGGCAATCTTAAAATTGCAGCCGGAGATCAGCACAAAAGATTTGTCCTATCTGCTGGATATTCGTCAGCAGTCTCTGAGCGAACTGCTTAACAAACTGGAAAAGACCGGTTATATTACCAGAACCCCAAAGGAATCTGACAGGCGTGTTATGATCGTGAAACTTACGGAAAAAGGCAGGGATGCGCAGCAGGAGCGGCCGGAGCCGCCTGATTTTTTTGACTGTCTCTCAGAAGAAGAACAGGCTGTATTCAGTGATTACCTCAGCCGAATCATTGCCAATCTGGAGACACTGCTTGATACAGATGACAGGGAAGATATGGAGCAATGGATGGAGCAGGCACGTTCACGAATGGGTGAAGATTCTTTTGAGCATCTAATGGCAATGCGAAGCAGAACCTTCTCAAGATCTGGAAATGACCGGACCCGCCAGGAAGGGGATGAACGCCCGCTGCGCAGGCGCCGCCCCGGCAGAGCAGACGATTCACGCAGATAA
- a CDS encoding cation diffusion facilitator family transporter has protein sequence MENIFYTENRNAIGRQSGIAGLFGNLILVIIKGTAGLLSGSVAITADALNNLTDCASSVLTFLGFIFAARAKDSKHPYGHGRMEYICGFVISILILFTGISVGIDAFRQLLKPRHITVTGLTLAVLCVSILGKICMAWYINHLNRKVSSPALKAIQDDNISDSLVTAVTFMGILAVPYVNIPTDGILGILVCIVILKSGFTSFKENMVLLLGEGADPAVKEEIMKIVTVYIPAWSVEDISLHDYGPGNKLVFIKITAVPETDTNHISQDLASIRKEIKQKLQMDATLYRTLTEAVK, from the coding sequence ATGGAAAATATTTTTTATACAGAAAACCGGAATGCAATAGGCAGACAGTCCGGAATTGCCGGATTATTTGGAAATTTGATATTAGTCATAATAAAAGGAACTGCCGGGCTGTTAAGCGGCAGCGTTGCCATTACCGCAGATGCTCTGAATAATCTGACAGACTGCGCATCATCTGTTTTGACATTCCTTGGTTTCATATTTGCAGCCAGGGCCAAAGATTCAAAGCACCCCTATGGGCATGGACGAATGGAGTATATATGTGGTTTTGTCATTTCTATCTTGATTCTGTTTACAGGTATTTCAGTAGGAATTGATGCTTTCCGACAACTGCTGAAGCCCAGACATATTACGGTGACAGGTCTGACACTGGCTGTTTTATGTGTCAGTATCCTGGGCAAGATCTGCATGGCATGGTATATAAATCATTTGAACCGAAAAGTTTCCTCCCCTGCCCTGAAGGCTATACAGGATGACAATATTTCCGATTCCCTTGTCACTGCAGTCACCTTTATGGGAATCCTTGCAGTTCCCTATGTAAACATTCCCACCGATGGCATTTTAGGAATTCTTGTGTGCATAGTCATTCTCAAATCAGGATTTACCTCCTTTAAAGAGAATATGGTCCTTCTTCTAGGAGAGGGCGCTGATCCTGCTGTAAAGGAAGAAATCATGAAAATTGTCACAGTATATATACCTGCCTGGTCAGTGGAAGACATTTCTCTCCATGATTACGGACCGGGGAATAAACTGGTCTTTATAAAAATCACCGCTGTTCCCGAGACAGATACAAACCATATATCCCAGGATTTGGCCAGTATCAGAAAAGAGATCAAACAAAAGCTGCAAATGGATGCCACTTTATACCGGACGCTCACAGAAGCTGTAAAATGA
- a CDS encoding TRAP transporter large permease: MEIAVLFGSFFILLLLSVPVGHAIGISGLLSFLICTDYSPMVFIKSSLSGTDSFTLLAVPFFMLAGNLMATGGIAKRIVNFADSLLGWMTGGLSIVTTIACMFFGAVSGSAVATTSAIGSFMIPEMEKKGYDKDFSAALAAAAGSVGVIIPPSVPLVIYGVAVNASVKDLFTAGILPGIMMGIAMIIVCVITSRKHGWKGDAKRPEPKKVWKAFKEGFWALLMPVIILGGIYKGIFTPTEASVVSVVYCIFVSMFVYKEMDLKGLYKGFLGIVNLCGITLFMMGFANAFSYFLTIEQIPNRLTELFLGISHNKFVILLMINILLLIVGCVIDNIPATIILAPILLPVVKAIGMSPITFGVMLTMNLAIGFITPPYGINLFMATAVSGVPMDAMMKRIGGLLVSLLVVLMLITYVPWFTLGFLG, from the coding sequence ATGGAAATAGCAGTTTTATTCGGCAGTTTCTTTATCCTGCTGCTTTTAAGTGTTCCGGTGGGACACGCCATCGGAATTTCAGGTTTACTGAGCTTTCTTATATGTACAGATTATTCACCCATGGTATTTATTAAAAGTTCCTTATCCGGGACAGATTCCTTTACGCTTTTGGCAGTGCCGTTTTTCATGCTGGCCGGAAATCTGATGGCAACGGGAGGAATTGCAAAGCGGATCGTAAACTTTGCGGACAGTCTTCTTGGATGGATGACAGGGGGCCTTTCCATTGTGACAACCATTGCCTGTATGTTTTTTGGGGCAGTTTCAGGTTCCGCCGTTGCCACAACCTCAGCAATCGGTTCTTTTATGATACCGGAGATGGAGAAAAAGGGATATGACAAGGATTTTTCAGCGGCATTAGCAGCAGCAGCCGGGTCCGTGGGGGTTATTATTCCGCCCTCCGTACCACTTGTCATCTATGGTGTGGCTGTAAACGCATCTGTAAAGGATTTGTTTACCGCAGGAATATTACCGGGCATCATGATGGGCATTGCCATGATCATCGTGTGCGTCATCACCTCCAGAAAGCATGGTTGGAAAGGCGATGCAAAGCGTCCGGAGCCAAAAAAAGTATGGAAGGCATTCAAAGAAGGTTTCTGGGCACTGCTTATGCCGGTTATTATCCTGGGAGGAATTTATAAAGGTATCTTTACCCCCACGGAGGCCTCTGTTGTGTCTGTGGTATACTGTATCTTTGTCAGTATGTTTGTGTACAAAGAGATGGATCTGAAAGGGCTGTATAAAGGATTTCTGGGAATCGTGAACCTTTGCGGCATTACCCTGTTCATGATGGGATTTGCCAATGCGTTTTCCTATTTCCTTACCATTGAACAGATTCCCAACAGATTAACAGAATTGTTTTTAGGCATCAGTCACAATAAATTTGTGATCCTGCTCATGATCAATATCCTTCTTCTGATCGTGGGATGTGTGATCGATAATATTCCGGCTACCATAATTCTTGCGCCCATATTGCTGCCGGTAGTAAAGGCGATCGGTATGAGCCCTATCACATTTGGCGTGATGCTCACTATGAACCTGGCGATTGGGTTTATCACTCCGCCCTATGGCATCAATCTGTTTATGGCAACCGCTGTCTCGGGGGTGCCCATGGATGCTATGATGAAGAGGATAGGCGGTCTTTTGGTATCACTTCTGGTTGTACTGATGCTGATCACTTATGTGCCGTGGTTTACACTGGGATTCCTGGGATAG
- a CDS encoding PLP-dependent aminotransferase family protein, with amino-acid sequence MKILIDKSKKTPLYRQIAEQIQAQIISGEIPDGFQFPSERQLADTLGINRTTVLNAYKELKADGLLASHVGRGTVAVREEEHQERRTDYRKEPMWEYLFSDYLKNRDTFDVNKYLEMANQKDVISFAAGIASFENPPVQAFKGIENELLSNPKGMLVSPVAGFSSFRKVMASYMQKRSCFCQPSEIMITSGAQEGIDLTARAFLNPGDIVLIEEPSFFPAIQSFRAMGARLMAVPMESDGMDVKMLEQLLIRYHPKLIYTMPTYHNPCSVSMSTAKKVRLLELAARYSVPILEDDPYSELGFRGQAAAPLKTMDKNGNVIYLSSFSKTIYPGLRLGWICADKKLIHHFSSIRQLVDLHSCCISQQIVERFIVNGEMEKYVESIRREYRERRDMMADALKRYAPKGLSWNIPEGGYYLWCRLPDGLSADLLALQAAKNGVAILPGMPAYLSKQKGECYIRLNYTFPPRDRITCGIKILCDVIRKLILAHQQEEPLTDNEINPIL; translated from the coding sequence ATGAAAATTCTAATAGACAAATCAAAAAAGACACCCTTATATAGACAGATAGCGGAACAGATCCAGGCTCAGATCATTTCCGGGGAGATTCCCGATGGTTTTCAATTTCCATCTGAACGCCAATTAGCGGATACCCTGGGAATTAACCGGACAACCGTGCTGAACGCATATAAAGAATTAAAGGCTGACGGTCTGCTGGCATCCCATGTGGGAAGAGGCACCGTTGCCGTCAGGGAGGAAGAACATCAGGAGCGCAGAACGGATTACCGCAAAGAACCCATGTGGGAGTATCTGTTCAGCGATTATCTGAAGAACCGTGATACCTTTGATGTAAATAAATATCTGGAAATGGCAAACCAGAAGGATGTAATATCCTTCGCCGCCGGAATCGCCTCCTTTGAGAATCCCCCTGTTCAGGCCTTTAAAGGAATCGAGAACGAGTTATTATCCAACCCGAAAGGAATGCTTGTCTCTCCTGTGGCAGGTTTTTCTTCTTTCCGCAAAGTCATGGCATCGTATATGCAAAAGCGCTCCTGCTTCTGCCAGCCCTCAGAGATCATGATCACTTCCGGTGCGCAGGAAGGTATTGATCTTACAGCCCGCGCCTTTCTGAATCCCGGAGACATTGTGCTGATCGAAGAGCCTTCCTTTTTTCCCGCTATACAGAGCTTCCGTGCTATGGGTGCCAGGCTTATGGCAGTTCCCATGGAGAGTGACGGGATGGATGTGAAAATGCTGGAACAGCTCCTGATCCGTTATCATCCGAAATTGATCTACACAATGCCCACCTATCACAATCCCTGCAGCGTCTCCATGAGCACTGCAAAAAAAGTCCGTCTTCTGGAATTAGCCGCCAGGTATTCTGTCCCCATTTTAGAGGATGACCCATACAGTGAACTGGGGTTCCGAGGACAGGCCGCTGCTCCTCTGAAAACAATGGATAAAAACGGAAATGTCATATACCTCAGTTCTTTTTCCAAAACCATTTATCCCGGACTGCGCCTGGGCTGGATCTGTGCGGATAAAAAACTGATCCATCATTTTTCCAGCATCCGGCAGCTTGTAGATCTACATTCCTGCTGCATTTCCCAGCAGATCGTGGAGCGTTTTATTGTCAATGGGGAGATGGAAAAATATGTAGAATCCATACGCAGAGAATACCGGGAAAGAAGGGATATGATGGCTGACGCCCTAAAGCGTTATGCACCCAAGGGCCTTTCCTGGAATATACCGGAGGGCGGATACTATCTGTGGTGCAGACTTCCGGATGGCTTATCAGCGGATTTACTGGCTTTACAGGCAGCTAAAAACGGGGTTGCCATTCTGCCGGGCATGCCGGCCTACCTGTCAAAACAAAAGGGTGAATGTTATATCCGGTTAAACTATACCTTCCCTCCCAGAGACCGGATCACCTGCGGCATTAAAATTTTATGTGATGTGATCAGAAAGCTAATTCTGGCTCACCAACAGGAGGAACCGCTGACTGACAACGAAATAAACCCTATCTTATAA
- a CDS encoding aconitase X catalytic domain-containing protein: MELTQEQQNMLDGKYGEGTAYAMKIQVAIGESFDAPRMVPITRAHVALSNQDADLWFAEKLLNAGAYCRVSPTVNPGFCISFFKERDMVSEEDADFMQRTHNAYKGLGATLTYNCTPYVATNVPNFGEIVAFSESSATPYVNSVWGARSNREGANSALCAAITGYVPEYGLLLDENRKGNILVEVKADMKSDFEYHLLGYCGRKIGSGIPVFTGLPKHIGKEALTNLGAQLNTSGAYGMYHIVGCTPEAQTLEQAFGGKEPERTVTITNEDLEEILEEISAEGNRAIDFAMFGCPHFTLEQAQHIARRLQGKKLKKEMWILTSYHVKALADRMGITEVIEAAGGNIVPDTCPDQPCWRHLQGKTGVTESPKCAYYPKRRGINFVIRDLDTCIDAALNGEVV, from the coding sequence ATGGAGTTAACGCAGGAACAACAGAATATGCTGGATGGAAAGTATGGGGAAGGCACAGCATATGCAATGAAGATCCAGGTGGCGATCGGGGAATCCTTTGATGCACCTCGGATGGTGCCCATAACAAGGGCACATGTAGCTTTGTCCAATCAGGACGCGGATTTGTGGTTTGCAGAGAAATTGCTGAATGCAGGAGCATACTGCAGAGTCTCTCCCACTGTGAATCCGGGATTCTGTATTTCGTTCTTTAAGGAGCGGGATATGGTGTCAGAGGAGGACGCGGATTTTATGCAGAGGACGCATAATGCGTATAAAGGCTTAGGTGCGACTCTGACTTATAACTGTACCCCATACGTTGCCACGAACGTCCCTAATTTTGGTGAAATTGTGGCTTTTTCGGAATCAAGCGCGACCCCTTATGTGAATTCAGTCTGGGGAGCCAGAAGTAACCGGGAGGGAGCCAACAGTGCGTTATGTGCAGCTATCACAGGCTATGTACCTGAGTATGGACTGCTTCTTGATGAGAACAGAAAGGGAAATATTCTGGTGGAAGTAAAAGCAGATATGAAATCTGATTTTGAGTATCATCTCCTGGGATACTGCGGTCGGAAGATCGGAAGCGGGATTCCCGTATTTACCGGGCTTCCAAAGCACATAGGCAAGGAGGCACTGACAAATCTGGGCGCGCAGCTCAATACATCCGGTGCATACGGAATGTACCATATTGTGGGATGTACACCGGAAGCGCAGACTTTGGAACAGGCGTTTGGGGGAAAGGAACCGGAACGAACAGTAACCATTACCAATGAGGACTTGGAGGAAATACTGGAAGAGATTTCAGCAGAGGGAAACAGGGCAATTGATTTTGCTATGTTTGGATGTCCGCATTTTACCTTGGAACAGGCACAGCATATTGCCAGAAGATTACAGGGAAAGAAATTGAAAAAAGAGATGTGGATCCTCACTTCCTATCATGTAAAGGCCTTAGCCGACAGAATGGGCATAACAGAGGTGATTGAGGCGGCCGGCGGGAATATTGTACCGGATACCTGCCCGGATCAGCCCTGCTGGAGACATTTGCAGGGGAAAACAGGAGTCACGGAATCACCCAAATGTGCGTATTACCCCAAGCGCAGAGGTATTAATTTTGTTATACGTGATCTGGATACATGCATTGACGCAGCACTGAACGGGGAGGTGGTCTGA
- a CDS encoding TRAP transporter substrate-binding protein, with product MKRLAVLLACALCVTSLYGCGGSGGDKGGDKKEGTSDTKQEEKDDGTQENSQEANAELDGLDPITLKFASIGPESGTTQADGEAKFIEYVEEASGGKIKVDHYPNGALGGDTEMLEGCAMNTIQICNPAISVLTTYDEKFGILDMPFLFDDYESELKAVNEGKLGDEFDKMLEGTGIRIGDTYYFGGYRGLSNSVRPVESPEDMKGLKIRVMESPVYITAFTLMGANPTPMSFSELFTALQNKTVDGQDNDPSLTYTSQYYEVQKYYSNLEHTISIGCLAMSDEWYSGLPDAYKKIIDEGIKQQSELVTKKSLEMYESYLKQLEDAGMEVTKITDENRTKFKEAVEPMYDEYKEKLGNEIFDMAQEFNK from the coding sequence ATGAAAAGATTAGCGGTTTTATTAGCTTGTGCACTTTGTGTTACTTCTCTTTACGGATGCGGCGGCTCCGGCGGCGATAAAGGCGGAGATAAAAAGGAAGGGACATCTGATACAAAGCAGGAAGAAAAAGATGACGGTACACAGGAGAACAGCCAGGAGGCGAATGCCGAACTTGACGGGCTGGATCCCATTACCTTAAAGTTTGCCAGTATAGGGCCGGAGAGCGGTACTACCCAGGCGGACGGGGAAGCCAAATTTATTGAATATGTGGAGGAAGCGTCAGGAGGAAAGATAAAGGTAGACCATTATCCCAATGGAGCACTGGGAGGGGATACTGAGATGCTGGAAGGCTGCGCCATGAATACGATCCAGATCTGTAATCCGGCTATCTCTGTGCTGACTACCTATGATGAGAAATTTGGTATTCTGGATATGCCGTTTCTATTTGATGATTATGAGTCGGAATTAAAGGCGGTAAATGAAGGCAAGCTGGGTGATGAATTTGACAAGATGCTGGAGGGTACGGGAATCCGTATCGGTGACACCTATTATTTTGGCGGCTACAGAGGACTGAGCAACAGTGTGCGGCCGGTAGAGTCACCGGAGGACATGAAAGGTCTTAAAATCCGTGTTATGGAAAGCCCGGTGTACATTACAGCCTTTACTCTTATGGGGGCAAATCCCACGCCTATGAGCTTCTCAGAATTATTCACAGCACTTCAAAACAAGACTGTAGACGGACAGGACAATGACCCGTCACTGACTTATACCTCTCAATATTATGAGGTGCAGAAATATTACAGCAATCTGGAGCATACCATATCCATCGGTTGTCTTGCTATGAGTGATGAGTGGTACAGCGGTCTGCCGGATGCGTATAAGAAGATCATTGATGAGGGTATTAAACAGCAGTCAGAGCTGGTCACAAAAAAGAGTCTCGAAATGTATGAATCTTATTTAAAACAGCTTGAGGATGCAGGCATGGAAGTGACAAAGATCACGGATGAGAACCGTACAAAGTTCAAAGAAGCGGTAGAGCCCATGTACGATGAATACAAGGAGAAACTCGGAAACGAGATTTTTGATATGGCACAGGAATTTAATAAGTAG
- a CDS encoding PLP-dependent aminotransferase family protein, translating into MEYKYARRMSSVTASEIRELLKLTEQPEVISFAGGLPAPELFPIEEIKAVNDYVLDHNGEHALQYTTTEGYQPLREWIAKRMNTQLGTSFSHENILITHGSQQALDLSGKVFLDEEDVVLCESPTYLAAISAFKAYGCKFAEVRTDENGMIISELEKALTQYPTAKLIYVVPDFQNPTGRTWSLERRQQLAEISARYRVAVVEDNPYGELRYEGSFLPSIKSFDRAGNVLCTGTFSKIFCPGYRIGWIAGEKEVIRKYVLVKQGVDLQCNTIAQMVISAYLEQYDIDVHIDKIREVYRKRRDTAIEAIRQSFPSNISFIKPEGGLFLWIELDEKIDTVKLLEKCLEHNVAFVPGNSFFPNTKKRNTLRLNFSNMPEEKISDGIMRIGRALKEFTEK; encoded by the coding sequence ATGGAATATAAATATGCAAGAAGAATGTCATCCGTAACTGCTTCAGAGATCAGAGAACTTTTAAAACTCACAGAACAGCCGGAGGTCATTTCATTTGCCGGCGGTCTTCCGGCTCCTGAACTTTTTCCCATTGAGGAGATCAAAGCTGTCAATGATTATGTTCTGGACCACAATGGAGAACATGCCTTGCAGTATACCACCACGGAGGGATACCAGCCCCTCAGGGAATGGATTGCAAAGAGGATGAATACCCAGCTTGGCACTTCCTTTAGCCATGAAAATATTTTAATCACACATGGCTCCCAGCAGGCCCTTGACCTCTCCGGAAAAGTTTTCTTAGATGAAGAGGATGTGGTGCTGTGTGAAAGTCCTACATACCTTGCTGCCATCAGTGCTTTTAAGGCATATGGCTGTAAATTTGCGGAGGTCCGTACAGATGAGAATGGGATGATCATCTCTGAACTGGAAAAGGCTCTTACGCAATATCCAACGGCAAAACTGATCTATGTAGTCCCGGACTTCCAAAATCCCACCGGAAGAACCTGGAGCCTGGAGCGCAGACAGCAGCTCGCAGAGATTTCTGCCAGATACCGTGTTGCGGTTGTGGAGGATAATCCATACGGAGAGCTTAGATATGAGGGCAGCTTCCTTCCATCCATAAAATCCTTTGACCGGGCAGGCAATGTTCTGTGCACAGGAACCTTCTCTAAAATCTTCTGTCCCGGTTACAGGATTGGTTGGATCGCCGGGGAGAAAGAGGTGATCCGTAAATACGTTCTTGTAAAACAGGGCGTGGATCTGCAGTGCAATACCATAGCCCAGATGGTCATTTCTGCTTATCTGGAACAATATGATATTGATGTCCACATTGATAAAATACGTGAGGTATACCGAAAACGGCGTGATACAGCCATAGAAGCCATCAGACAGTCCTTTCCTTCCAATATCAGTTTCATAAAACCTGAGGGCGGGCTTTTTCTCTGGATTGAACTGGACGAAAAAATAGATACCGTGAAACTGCTTGAAAAGTGTCTTGAACACAATGTTGCCTTTGTTCCCGGTAACTCTTTTTTCCCAAACACAAAAAAACGCAATACACTTCGTCTTAATTTCTCTAATATGCCGGAAGAGAAAATATCAGACGGGATCATGCGTATAGGCAGAGCGTTAAAAGAATTTACTGAAAAATAA